A portion of the Citrobacter rodentium NBRC 105723 = DSM 16636 genome contains these proteins:
- a CDS encoding IS110-like element ISCro5 family transposase translates to MNIKRIGLDLAKLVFQLHGVDHHERVVLRKTLRRSQMLVFFARLEPCLIGIEACGSSHYWARELTRLGHSVRIIPPRFVKPYLKGNKNDANDAEAICEAVSRPGMRYVAVKSEAQQSMQAEHRVRARLLRDRTALSNEIRGMLGEFGLVLPVGLAALRRALPEILSQQEQWDNRFIRLLCELAEELQILDDRLARYDRRLKQLAQDDDRIRRLQEISGIGPVTASALVAAVGNARQFKNGREMAAWLGLVPGQHSSGGKNRLGHISKRGDSYLRTLLIHGARAVLNACGNKEDRRSQWLQSVAERRNRNVATVAMANKNARIAWAVLSREEEYRVM, encoded by the coding sequence ATGAATATTAAACGTATTGGCCTCGATCTCGCAAAGCTGGTTTTTCAGCTTCATGGCGTTGATCACCATGAACGCGTTGTTCTCCGTAAAACACTGCGCCGTTCACAGATGCTTGTCTTTTTCGCCCGGCTTGAGCCCTGTCTTATTGGTATCGAAGCCTGCGGCTCCTCGCATTACTGGGCCAGAGAGTTGACCCGACTCGGGCACTCTGTCCGTATTATCCCGCCCCGGTTCGTTAAGCCTTATCTGAAGGGCAACAAAAACGATGCCAATGATGCCGAAGCTATCTGCGAGGCCGTCAGCAGGCCCGGTATGCGCTATGTTGCCGTTAAATCTGAAGCGCAACAGAGCATGCAGGCAGAGCACCGGGTTCGTGCCCGCCTGCTTCGCGACAGAACGGCGCTCAGCAACGAGATACGCGGCATGCTGGGCGAGTTTGGCCTTGTGCTTCCTGTCGGGCTTGCCGCGCTCAGACGAGCACTGCCGGAGATACTTTCTCAGCAGGAACAATGGGATAACCGCTTTATCCGTCTGCTGTGCGAGTTAGCGGAGGAATTGCAGATACTGGATGACCGACTGGCGCGTTATGACCGGCGGCTTAAACAGCTGGCGCAGGACGATGACCGTATCAGGCGGCTTCAGGAGATCAGCGGGATTGGCCCGGTAACCGCCAGCGCGCTGGTTGCAGCAGTGGGTAATGCAAGACAGTTTAAAAACGGACGTGAAATGGCGGCCTGGCTGGGGCTGGTTCCCGGGCAGCACTCAAGCGGCGGAAAAAACCGGCTGGGTCACATCAGTAAGCGGGGTGACAGCTACCTGCGAACGCTGCTGATCCACGGAGCGCGTGCAGTACTGAATGCCTGCGGTAACAAGGAAGACCGTCGAAGCCAGTGGCTGCAGTCAGTGGCAGAAAGACGTAACAGGAATGTCGCAACGGTCGCCATGGCGAACAAAAATGCCCGTATCGCGTGGGCCGTGCTGAGTCGGGAAGAAGAATATCGCGTGATGTAG